In the Engystomops pustulosus chromosome 2, aEngPut4.maternal, whole genome shotgun sequence genome, one interval contains:
- the BUD23 gene encoding 18S rRNA (guanine-N(7))-methyltransferase gives MAGSVKRPERTGPADLFYNEAEARKYTQNSRIIEIQSQMSERAVELLCLPEDQPCYLLDVGCGSGLSGDYISEEGHHWVGIDISTAMLDVALEREVEGDLILGDMGQGIPFRPGTFDGCISISALQWLCNADKKIHNPPRRIFHFFSTLYSSLARGARAVLQLYPENAEQVELITAQAMRAGFNGGMVVDYPNSTKAKKFFLCLFAGVSGVLPKGLGEEVVEQGSKHQATFTNERMRFKNMRGKSAKKSRDWILEKKERRRRQGKEVRADTKYTGRKRRVHF, from the exons ATGGCTGGGAGTGTGAAGAGACCGGAGCGGACTGGACCTGCAGATCTG TTCTACAATGAGGCTGAAGCCAGGAAATACACACAGAA CTCCCGTATTATAGAGATTCAGTCACAAATGTCGGAGCGAGCGGTGGAGCTGCTGTGCTTACCTGAGGATCAGCCCTGCTACCTCCTTGATGTTGG ctGTGGGTCTGGTCTGAGTGGCGACTACATATCTGAAGAGGGGCATCACTGGGTGGGCATTGATATCAGCACTGCAATGCTGG ATGTGGCATTAGAGCGTGAGGTAGAGGGAGACTTGATCCTTGGGGATATGGGGCAAGGTATTCCATTCCGACCGGGAACGTTTGATGGCTGTATCAG TATTTCTGCTCTGCAGTGGCTTTGTAATGCTGATAAGAAGATACATAACCCTCCTCGAAGGATCTTCCACTTCTTCTCTACTCTTTACTCCTCATTG GCTCGGGGCGCACGTGCAGTTCTTCAGCTGTATCCTGAGAATGCGGAGCAG gtaGAGCTGATAACCGCACAGGCGATGAGGGCTGGGTTTAATGGTGGTATGGTAGTGGACTATCCCAACAGTACCAAAGCCAAGAA gtttttcttgTGTCTTTTCGCAGGTGTTTCAGGAGTATTACCTAAG GGTCTGGGTGAGGAAGTGGTGGAACAGGGATCAAAACATCAGGCAACATTTACCAATGAAAG GATGCGATTTAAAAACATGcgaggaaaatctgcaaagaaaaGCAGAGACTGGATACTGGAGAAAAAGGAACGACGTAGACGTCAAGGAAA GGAAGTTCGGGCAgacacaaagtacacaggacgCAAAAGAAGAGTTCATTTTTAA
- the DNAJC30 gene encoding LOW QUALITY PROTEIN: dnaJ homolog subfamily C member 30, mitochondrial (The sequence of the model RefSeq protein was modified relative to this genomic sequence to represent the inferred CDS: inserted 1 base in 1 codon), with protein sequence MAPMVLRTRGPPXYKSRTAYYDILEVSGNATQSQIKTAYYKQTFRYHPDRNSGNEDATRHFGQVTEAYHILGSVSLRKKYDRGILSHEDVRSASKPSGKSPSRKEGGAKREASTSSSSATPARQMFDFDAFYQAHYGEQLAREQMWKERREHIKKQKQEKGMSDRFNKLGEVSAILLLLSAAVMLLSIR encoded by the exons ATGGCCCCAATGGTGCTGAGGACTCGGGGTCCCC TGTATAAGAGCCGCACCGCATACTACGATATTTTGGAGGTGTCAGGCAATGCCACCCAGTCCCAGATCAAGACGGCCTACTACAAGCAGACCTTCCGCTATCACCCCGACCGCAACTCCGGAAACGAGGACGCCACCAGGCATTTTGGGCAGGTGACTGAAGCCTATCACATACTGGGCAGCGTCAGCCTGAGGAAGAAGTACGACCGCGGCATCCTCAGCCACGAAGACGTCCGCTCCGCCAGCAAACCAAGCGGGAAGAGCCCTTCACGTAAAGAAGGAGGCGCCAAGAGAGAGGCCTCCACTTCGTCCTCCTCCGCCACCCCCGCCAGGCAGATGTTTGATTTTGACGCCTTCTACCAGGCGCATTACGGGGAACAGTTGGCTCGCGAACAGATGTGGAAAGAACGGCGGGAGCATATAAAGAAGCAGAAGCAGGAGAAGGGAATGTCTGACCGCTTTAATAAGCTGGGAGAGGTGTCCGCCATCCTGCTGTTACTGTCCGCCGCTGTTATGCTCCTCTCAATACGTTAA